One genomic window of Methanosalsum zhilinae DSM 4017 includes the following:
- the msrA gene encoding peptide-methionine (S)-S-oxide reductase MsrA: protein MQKATFAAGCFWGIEDAFSKLDGVIHTLSGYTGGHVKYPKYKDVIRGRTGHVEAVQVTFDPSVISYRRLLDEFWKLHDSEYAGCIAVSLDGKGPVMGDHYRSMIFYHNEEQKRIAIESKKEQEDAGDEVTTEIVPAEEFYPAEEYHQQFFKKNKQDM from the coding sequence ATGCAGAAAGCTACATTTGCTGCAGGGTGCTTTTGGGGTATAGAAGATGCTTTCAGTAAACTGGATGGTGTGATTCATACACTTTCCGGTTATACTGGAGGACATGTTAAATACCCAAAATACAAAGATGTCATAAGAGGCAGGACCGGTCATGTGGAGGCTGTACAGGTAACTTTTGATCCGTCAGTGATAAGTTACAGACGCCTTCTGGATGAGTTCTGGAAGTTGCATGATTCAGAGTATGCAGGATGTATCGCTGTATCACTTGACGGAAAAGGCCCTGTAATGGGGGATCATTATCGCTCCATGATTTTTTATCACAATGAAGAGCAAAAAAGAATTGCAATCGAATCTAAAAAAGAACAGGAAGATGCAGGCGATGAAGTTACAACTGAGATTGTGCCGGCTGAAGAGTTCTATCCCGCTGAAGAATATCATCAGCAGTTTTTTAAAAAGAATAAGCAAGACATGTGA
- a CDS encoding ATP-binding response regulator has protein sequence MGNVNILVVEDEIIVAHDIKNCLEDLGYAVTGVAATGMDAIKKAEETYPDVILMDIALKGDMDGIEAGEIICKNLDIPLIYLTAYSDEKTIERAKVTQPFGFILKPFDEKTLKCNIEMTLYRHRIEKSRKYNGKSNLIKIFDNIPDAVIVTDSEGCIKHINPRAEKLTGLNKIDVVGLHINEILDLNYDSNKQMEDPVKKAIEKDVFFDFGESTVLTSWEGRQTPVDIMWVLRSRMNLRRSSVFF, from the coding sequence ATGGGGAATGTAAATATTCTTGTTGTTGAGGATGAAATAATCGTGGCCCATGACATAAAGAATTGTCTGGAAGACCTTGGTTATGCTGTAACAGGAGTTGCAGCTACTGGTATGGATGCCATAAAAAAGGCAGAGGAAACTTATCCTGATGTTATTCTTATGGATATTGCCCTTAAAGGTGATATGGATGGCATTGAAGCCGGCGAAATAATATGCAAAAATCTGGATATTCCTTTAATTTACCTTACAGCTTACTCTGATGAAAAAACAATTGAAAGAGCAAAAGTTACACAGCCCTTTGGATTTATACTGAAACCTTTTGATGAAAAAACGCTTAAATGTAATATTGAAATGACTCTTTATCGTCACAGGATAGAGAAATCCAGAAAATATAATGGAAAATCAAATCTAATAAAAATTTTTGATAACATTCCAGATGCAGTCATAGTTACTGATTCAGAGGGTTGTATCAAACACATAAACCCCCGGGCCGAGAAACTTACAGGATTGAATAAGATCGACGTGGTTGGATTGCATATCAATGAGATACTTGATCTGAATTATGATTCCAACAAGCAGATGGAGGATCCTGTGAAAAAAGCTATAGAAAAAGACGTGTTTTTTGATTTTGGAGAAAGTACTGTGCTTACGTCATGGGAAGGCAGGCAGACACCTGTAGATATTATGTGGGTACTACGATCAAGAATGAATCTCAGGAGATCATCTGTGTTTTTTTAA